Genomic DNA from Pseudomonas fluorescens:
GGATGACTTGCCAATTGTCCTTGAGCACATCCAGTTCGGGGAACTTGCTGCGGTCCAGGTAAGGTCTCGAGGGCACGCCGGAGAACAGGTACATCAAGGTGTTATAAGGGGCGAACAGCGCCGAGTGGTTGACGAACTGGCGCAGTACCGGCAAACGCGCCTTGCCACGCAGGTGCACGTACAGCGTACTGCCCAGGAACAGCAGCAACACCGAGGCCTTGGCGACAAACGAAACGGTCATTTTTACAACTCCTTGTCCAAAAACAACTGACGCAACGCCTACTGCCCGACGTAGCCGAAGGCCATGTTAACCACTCCAGGCCCGGGTAAAAACCATCTGACGCAACATTCTCTGTTGAGTGAAACGCAATAAACACTTTCTAACATGCGCCGCCTGAACCTTGGCTGACGCATCGAACAATCATTCAACCTACGATGGCGAGAGCTTTTGTGGCGAGGGAGCTTGCTCCCGCTGGCGTGCGAAGCGCGCCCCTACCACCTGGCCCCCCACCCGGGAGCCCGGACGCCTGCTGCGCTGGGGCGCGCGAGCAAGCTCCCTCGCCACAAAAGCGCCTGCGACTTGATGAGGGCCACCTATTTTGGGGGCGCTGCGCACCCCAGCGGGAGCAAGCTCCCTCGCCACAAAGCTCCCATCACATCCTGTGCAGGCAGTTACTGCTGAATCTCCTGCTCGGTAAACAAATCACTGAACAACATGCTCGACAAGTACCGCTCGCCCGAATCCGGCAGGATCACGACGATGGTCTTGCCCTGCATCTCCGGTTTTTCCGCCAGGCGCACGGCCACGGCCATCGCCGCGCCACAAGAGATCCCGCAGAGGATGCCCTCCTCCTGCATCAAGCGCAGGGCCATGGCCTTGGACTCGTCGTCAGATACCCGCTCGACCAGGTCAACGATCGACAGGTCAAGGTTCTTCGGCACGAACCCAGCGCCGATCCCCTGGATCTTGTGGGGGCTGGGCTTGATCTCCTGGCCCGCCATCGCCTGGGTAATCACCGGCGAAACCTCGGGCTCGACCGCCACCGACAAAATCGGTTTGCCGCAGGTGTTCTTGATGTACCGCGAAACGCCGGTGATGGTCCCGCCGGTGCCCACACCCGCCACCAGCACGTCCACCGCGCCGTCGGTGTCGTTCCAGATTTCCGGGCCGGTGGTTTTTTCGTGAATCGCCGGGTTCGCCGGGTTATCGAACTGCTGCGGCATGAAGTATTTGGCTGGATCGCTGGCCATGATCTCAGCGGCTTTGTCGATGGCCCCTTTCATGCCCTTCGCCGGCTCTGTGAGCACCAGTTCCGCGCCGAGGGCCTTGAGCACCTTGCGGCGCTCGATACTCATGGAGGCCGGCATGGTCAGCATCAGCTTGTAGCCACGAGCGGCGGCGACGAACGCCAGGCCGATCCCGGTGTTGCCCGAAGTCGGTTCGACGATGGTCATGCCCGGCTTGAGTTTGCCCGAGCTTTCAGCGTCCCAGATCATGTTTGCGCCGATCCGACACTTGACCGAATACCCTGGGTTCCGCCCCTCGATCTTGGCCAGGATGGTCACACCGCGCGGGGCAATGCGGTTGATCTGCACCAGCGGCGTATTACCGATGGAATGGGCGTTGTCAGCGAATATACGGCTCATGGCTGGGTCCTTGATGCAGCGGGAATGTAAGCCTTTAAAGGTATGCCTGTTGCCCACGGGCGTCCAGTTGCACCGAACGTTCCCGCAGTTGCGACAGTCAATGGCATTAGAAGGCGCTCCCCCAACAAACGCTGGAGACTGACTGACATGAAGCGTCGATATCGCTGGCCATTGTGGGTGTTCGCCGCCCTCGTCGCGGTGCTGGTGGCCCTGCATTTCGCCCTGCCTTACCTGGTACGCGACTACCTGAACGACAAACTGGCCAACATGGGCGATTATCGCGGCCAGATCACCGACGTGGACCTGGCCCTGTGGCGCGGTGCCTACCGGATCAACGGCCTGGAAATCGTCAAGGTCGACGGCAAGGTTCCGGTGCCGTTCGTCACCGCACCGCTGGTGGACTTGTCGGTGAGCTGGCACTCGCTGTGGTACGACCATGCGGTGGTCGCCGAGGTGGAATTCACCCGCCCGGAAGTGAACTTCGTCGACGGCGGCGCCAACCGACAGAACTCCCAGACTGGCCGGGGCACCAACTGGCGCGAGCAATTGGGCAAACTGCTGCCGATCACCTTCAACGAAGTGCGCATCCGGGATGGCAAGGTCACCTTCCGCAATTTCAACTCCAAGCCACCGGTCAACCTGCGGGCCACCGACGTCAACGCCAGCTTCTACAACCTGACCAACGTGGTCGACACCGAAGGCAAGCGCGACGCCCGTTTCGAGGGCAAGGCCCTGGTGGCCGAACACGCGCCATTGGAAATGCAGGCCACCTTCGACCCGTTGAGCAACTTCGAGGATTTCGACTTCCGCCTGCGAGCCAGGAACATCGAGCTCAAGCGCCTGAACGATTTCGCCGCTGCTTATGGCAAATTCGATTTCAATGCCGGTCACGGCGACCTGGTGATCGAGGCCGAAGCCGACAACGCCAAGCTCAGCGGCTACATCAAGCCATTGCTGCGCGATGTCGATGTGTTCGACTGGCAGCAGGACGTGGAAAACCAGAACAAGAACATCTTCCGCTCGGTCTGGGAAGCGCTGGTCGGCACAGGCGAAACGGCCCTCAAGAACCAGCGCAA
This window encodes:
- the cysK gene encoding cysteine synthase A, with protein sequence MSRIFADNAHSIGNTPLVQINRIAPRGVTILAKIEGRNPGYSVKCRIGANMIWDAESSGKLKPGMTIVEPTSGNTGIGLAFVAAARGYKLMLTMPASMSIERRKVLKALGAELVLTEPAKGMKGAIDKAAEIMASDPAKYFMPQQFDNPANPAIHEKTTGPEIWNDTDGAVDVLVAGVGTGGTITGVSRYIKNTCGKPILSVAVEPEVSPVITQAMAGQEIKPSPHKIQGIGAGFVPKNLDLSIVDLVERVSDDESKAMALRLMQEEGILCGISCGAAMAVAVRLAEKPEMQGKTIVVILPDSGERYLSSMLFSDLFTEQEIQQ
- a CDS encoding DUF748 domain-containing protein — translated: MKRRYRWPLWVFAALVAVLVALHFALPYLVRDYLNDKLANMGDYRGQITDVDLALWRGAYRINGLEIVKVDGKVPVPFVTAPLVDLSVSWHSLWYDHAVVAEVEFTRPEVNFVDGGANRQNSQTGRGTNWREQLGKLLPITFNEVRIRDGKVTFRNFNSKPPVNLRATDVNASFYNLTNVVDTEGKRDARFEGKALVAEHAPLEMQATFDPLSNFEDFDFRLRARNIELKRLNDFAAAYGKFDFNAGHGDLVIEAEADNAKLSGYIKPLLRDVDVFDWQQDVENQNKNIFRSVWEALVGTGETALKNQRKNQFATRVELSGNVHQQDISAFEAFLQILRNGFVQAFNARYEQPPP